In Streptomyces sp. NBC_00306, a single genomic region encodes these proteins:
- the ssd gene encoding septum site-determining protein Ssd: MPGAEGRRDGPLIVTEDLELLDDLLRLCAAAGAEPDVHHSVPERGGGWEGAPLVLVGDDAAARCRGATRRQGVLLVGRDQDDPDVWRRAVEIGADCVLRLPDAESWLLDRIADVVEGVGEQALTVGVMGGRGGAGASTLACALAVSAARTGRRTMLVDGDPLGGGVDVLLGGEQAEGRRWPDFAASKGRVAGGALEESLPELHQLRVLSWDRGDSVVVPPEAMRSVLAAARRRGGVVVVDLPRRVDEAVAEALAQLDLGLLVVPGELRAVAAANRVASAVGMVLQDLRVVVRGPYASGLDDQWVADALGLPLAGELPLDAGLFAAQDQGAPPGGGRGPLSRFCAAFWDRALAGGVS, encoded by the coding sequence ATGCCCGGTGCCGAAGGCCGGCGGGACGGGCCCCTGATCGTCACCGAGGACCTCGAACTGCTGGACGATCTGCTGCGGCTGTGCGCAGCGGCCGGCGCCGAGCCCGACGTCCACCACTCGGTGCCGGAGCGCGGGGGCGGCTGGGAAGGCGCCCCGCTGGTCCTGGTCGGCGACGACGCGGCGGCACGCTGCCGGGGCGCCACCCGACGGCAGGGTGTGCTGCTCGTCGGGCGTGACCAGGACGACCCGGACGTCTGGCGGCGGGCGGTGGAGATCGGAGCCGACTGTGTGCTGCGGCTGCCGGACGCCGAGAGCTGGCTCCTGGACCGGATCGCGGACGTCGTCGAGGGCGTCGGGGAGCAGGCGCTGACCGTCGGCGTCATGGGCGGCCGGGGAGGCGCGGGGGCGTCCACGCTGGCCTGTGCGCTGGCGGTGTCCGCGGCCAGGACGGGCCGGCGGACCATGCTCGTCGACGGCGATCCGCTCGGAGGAGGCGTCGATGTGCTGCTCGGCGGGGAGCAGGCGGAAGGGAGAAGGTGGCCGGATTTCGCCGCGTCCAAGGGACGGGTCGCCGGCGGCGCGCTGGAGGAGTCCCTTCCGGAGCTCCACCAGCTCCGGGTTCTGAGCTGGGATCGTGGCGATTCCGTGGTGGTTCCGCCGGAGGCGATGCGCTCCGTTCTTGCCGCGGCCCGCAGGCGGGGCGGTGTGGTGGTCGTGGATCTCCCGCGCCGGGTGGACGAAGCAGTGGCGGAAGCGCTGGCCCAGCTGGATCTCGGGCTGTTGGTCGTTCCGGGCGAGCTGCGGGCGGTCGCCGCGGCGAACCGCGTGGCGTCGGCGGTGGGCATGGTGCTCCAGGACCTGAGGGTCGTGGTGCGCGGGCCGTACGCCTCGGGACTGGACGACCAGTGGGTGGCCGACGCGCTCGGCCTGCCTCTCGCGGGTGAACTGCCGCTGGACGCGGGACTGTTTGCCGCCCAGGACCAGGGCGCACCGCCCGGCGGTGGGCGTGGCCCGCTGTCGCGGTTCTGCGCGGCCTTCTGGGACCGGGCGCTGGCGGGGGGTGTCTCATGA
- a CDS encoding TadA family conjugal transfer-associated ATPase — MSTGLLDAVRQRLAESGAEPTPARVAAALRAQGRLLGDTEVLGGTETLRCELVGTGPLEPLLADPAVTDVLVSAPDRVWVDRGCGLELTGVTFADAASVRRLAQRLAAVAERRLDDARPWVDARLPDGTRMHAVIPPVAVGSTCLALRVVRPRAFSVEELVAAGTVPPGGDRLLRALIDARLSFLISGGTGTGKTTLLSSLLGLVGERERIVLAEDSAELRPDHPHVVRLESRTANQEGAGLVTLRDLVRQALRMRPDRLVVGEVRGAEVTELLAALNTGHEGGCGTVHANAASDVPARLEALGTAAGLDRAALHSQLAAALSVVIHLVRDRGGLRRIAEVHVLERDAAGLVRTVPALRWGAEAFAYDRGWERLRPLIGGAV; from the coding sequence ATGAGCACCGGACTGCTGGATGCCGTACGACAGCGGCTCGCGGAGAGCGGCGCCGAGCCCACCCCGGCCAGGGTCGCGGCAGCGCTGCGGGCGCAGGGGCGGCTGCTGGGAGACACCGAAGTGCTCGGCGGCACCGAGACATTGCGCTGTGAGCTGGTGGGGACCGGGCCCTTGGAGCCCTTGCTGGCGGACCCGGCCGTGACGGATGTGCTGGTGTCCGCCCCCGATCGGGTGTGGGTGGACCGGGGGTGCGGTCTCGAACTCACCGGTGTGACGTTCGCGGACGCCGCATCGGTGCGCCGGCTGGCCCAGCGGCTCGCGGCGGTGGCGGAGCGGCGACTGGACGACGCCCGGCCGTGGGTCGATGCCCGGCTTCCCGACGGGACGCGGATGCATGCGGTGATCCCGCCGGTGGCGGTGGGTTCGACGTGTCTGGCACTGCGTGTGGTGCGTCCGCGGGCGTTCTCGGTGGAAGAGCTGGTCGCCGCGGGGACCGTGCCGCCGGGAGGTGACCGGCTGCTGCGGGCCCTGATCGACGCCCGACTGTCCTTCCTGATCAGCGGCGGTACGGGCACAGGGAAAACCACGCTGCTGTCCAGCCTTCTCGGACTGGTGGGGGAGCGGGAGCGGATCGTGCTGGCCGAGGACTCGGCCGAACTGCGGCCCGACCATCCGCACGTCGTGCGGCTCGAATCCCGTACGGCGAACCAGGAGGGCGCGGGCCTGGTCACGTTGCGGGACCTGGTGCGCCAGGCCCTGCGCATGCGGCCGGACCGGTTGGTGGTGGGGGAGGTCCGCGGAGCGGAGGTCACCGAGCTGCTGGCGGCCTTGAACACCGGACACGAAGGCGGCTGCGGCACTGTCCACGCGAATGCGGCATCGGATGTGCCGGCCCGGCTGGAGGCGCTCGGCACGGCTGCGGGGCTCGACCGGGCGGCCCTGCACAGCCAGTTGGCCGCCGCTCTCTCGGTGGTGATCCATCTCGTGCGGGACCGCGGCGGGCTGCGGCGGATCGCCGAGGTGCATGTGCTGGAGCGGGATGCCGCGGGTCTGGTGAGGACGGTGCCCGCGTTGCGGTGGGGTGCGGAGGCGTTCGCGTACGACCGGGGCTGGGAGCGGCTGCGGCCGCTGATCGGGGGTGCAGTGTGA
- a CDS encoding type II secretion system F family protein, whose translation MYAAAVCVGAAAWLTAGRERGLTRAKLLFAGGGAPEPWWTWQRLLPVLRLRREWLCLPVAMLLAVLGESVLPLMAGAAAVPLVKRQLAARERVRARELRAEGVITLCGAVAGELRAGMQPGQALLFGTRSTDALGASEGAVVAAARFGGDVPQALREAAREPGADGLAGVAACWRVAVDSGAGLAAGLDRLEAALRADRGQREDVRTQLAGARSTIGLLALLPVVGLAMGWALGADPLRVLLHTPAGLMCLLVGGLLEAAGLWWAARIVRKGQGA comes from the coding sequence ATGTATGCGGCAGCGGTGTGCGTCGGGGCGGCAGCCTGGCTCACGGCGGGCCGGGAGCGGGGTCTGACACGAGCAAAGCTGCTCTTCGCCGGTGGCGGCGCGCCGGAGCCGTGGTGGACGTGGCAACGGCTGCTGCCTGTACTGCGGTTGCGACGTGAGTGGCTGTGTCTGCCGGTGGCGATGCTGCTGGCCGTGCTGGGGGAGTCGGTGCTGCCGCTGATGGCAGGCGCGGCGGCCGTGCCGCTGGTGAAGAGGCAACTGGCGGCCAGAGAGCGGGTGAGGGCGCGGGAGCTGCGGGCCGAGGGAGTGATCACGCTGTGCGGCGCAGTGGCAGGGGAACTGCGGGCCGGTATGCAGCCGGGGCAGGCGCTGCTGTTCGGTACGAGGTCCACGGACGCCTTGGGTGCTTCGGAGGGCGCGGTGGTGGCAGCGGCGCGATTCGGCGGTGATGTGCCGCAGGCCCTGCGGGAAGCGGCGCGTGAGCCTGGTGCGGACGGGCTGGCAGGGGTCGCTGCCTGCTGGCGCGTGGCTGTGGACAGCGGTGCGGGCCTTGCGGCGGGCCTCGACCGGCTGGAGGCGGCTCTGCGGGCGGATCGGGGCCAACGGGAGGACGTGCGTACTCAGTTGGCTGGCGCTCGGTCGACCATCGGGCTGCTGGCGCTGCTTCCCGTCGTGGGCCTGGCCATGGGCTGGGCGCTGGGTGCCGATCCGCTGCGGGTGCTGCTCCACACCCCGGCCGGTCTGATGTGCCTGCTCGTCGGCGGGCTGCTGGAGGCGGCCGGGCTCTGGTGGGCCGCGCGGATCGTGCGGAAGGGGCAGGGCGCATGA